One stretch of Glycine soja cultivar W05 chromosome 7, ASM419377v2, whole genome shotgun sequence DNA includes these proteins:
- the LOC114419510 gene encoding NAC transcription factor 25-like, producing the protein MDSRDSSSGSQHPHLPPGFRFHPTDEELVVHYLKRKAASAPLPVAIIADVDLYKFDPWELPSKATFGEQEWYFFSPRDRKYPNGARPNRAATSGYWKATGTDKPILTTYGHHKVGVKKALVFYGGKPPKGVKTNWIMHEYRLVDDSFNSSSKPPPLVPHNKKNSLRLDDWVLCRIYKKSNNTTLPRPPMMEHEEELSMDNMLPTMSTLSMANNKMQNPKPPSRSTSYGPLGLENDDNFFEGVLAVDQSMQNGSDSHIFSPNSKGDNNNNNNNNASNFPIKRALITSQLWNETGSPGSSSSCKRFHGDLNCGCSNAEDNNDSFISLLSQFPQNATFQPNAIHGSVEDDGAPRQQFHLHGINWN; encoded by the exons ATGGATAGCAGAGATTCATCATCGGGGTCTCAGCACCCACACCTTCCTCCAGGGTTTCGGTTCCACCCCACCGATGAAGAGCTCGTGGTTCACTACCTCAAGAGAAAAGCTGCTTCTGCACCCCTTCCCGTCGCCATCATCGCCGATGTTGATCTCTACAAGTTCGACCCTTGGGAGCTCCCAA GTAAAGCAACTTTTGGTGAGCAAGAGTGGTACTTTTTCAGCCCAAGGGATAGAAAATACCCAAATGGGGCTAGGCCCAATAGAGCTGCTACTTCTGGGTATTGGAAGGCCACTGGAACTGACAAGCCTATATTAACAACATATGGGCACCACAAAGTTGGAGTTAAGAAAGCACTTGTTTTTTATGGTGGAAAGCCTCCAAAAGGGGTTAAAACCAAttggatcatgcatgagtataGGCTTGTTGATGATTCCTTTAATTCAAGCTCAAAACCGCCTCCTCTGGTTCCTCATAACAAGAAAAATTCCCTGAGG CTGGACGATTGGGTTTTGTGCCGAATATACAAGAAAAGCAACAACACCACCCTACCAAGGCCACCCATGATGGAGCATGAAGAGGAGCTTTCAATGGACAACATGCTACCAACGATGTCAACGTTGTCAATGGCTAACAACAAAATGCAAAACCCTAAACCTCCCTCGAGGAGCACGAGTTATGGTCCACTAGGACTTGAAAATGATGACAACTTCTTCGAGGGAGTCTTGGCCGTGGATCAAAGCATGCAAAATGGTTCTGATTCTCACATTTTCTCTCCAAACTCAAAgggtgataataataataacaacaacaataatgctAGCAACTTTCCTATCAAACGTGCACTGATCACATCACAACTTTGGAACGAGACAGGGTCTCCGGGGTCTTCTTCTTCGTGCAAGCGATTTCATGGTGATCTTAATTGTGGATGCAGCAATGCTGAGGACAATAATGATTCCTTTATTTCCCTGCTAAGCCAGTTTCCTCAGAACGCAACTTTTCAGCCAAACGCGATTCATGGGTCCGTTGAGGATGATGGTGCGCCGAGGCAACAATTTCATCTTCATGGCATAAATTGGAACTGA